A genomic stretch from Kribbella amoyensis includes:
- the mobF gene encoding MobF family relaxase translates to MSIKTGHSADYLTGAVAAGRENYYTGATAAGEPPGRWYGRGAEALGLAGEVDAQDMTALYERFIDPRDERFGDPMKWDEAATLGHTGRAYKTEAELVAAALAKEPWADKERQDEIRAEAAGAVQKNASFHDATFSVQKSVTVLHTAFEAQEVKAQRALAPARGALLKARQTGAPAREVHRLEQAVHRLETEAATWGEHRKAVEDAIWAGNNAALDYLSDKAGYVRIGHHGGASGRWADAHDWTVASFFQHDSRNHDPQIHIHNAILAKAQAPSGKWLKIDSKAMYKYQSAAGAVGERVMEQHLTKALGVAFQVRPDGEAREIVGVDQAAMDLFSSRRLAITKKTAALVDQFRRKYGREPNALELDHLQERATLATRRAKSKEGETVEARLERWDRELRAEVAGGLRRVANEVLQHHQHTPADTSWDEDAVLEQALAAVQETQAAWRPGDLTRAISMALPDDLGDRDPAELVELLDRLTDKGLARAVCLDAERPGSSVLPSELLLANGTSSYNAPGRALYATAGHLNAESALTRAGYRRGAPVMTHQHAGEFVKQLGKLGLKLGADQDTALRAILSSGALTEALVGPAGTGKSRVVGALARAWADPELWHGDEHRVIGLASSQIATEVLTADGVPAMNVSQWLTTQRRIMAGSAAPQALQLQLRAGDLVVLDESGMTSTQDLAEIHEHCARHSAKLLLVGDQRQLAAVGAGGGMDLVISRAHTHELTETRRFSATWEGPASLRLRVGDKSVLGDYHRHGRIVDGGNVEHAETLAGDAWLADRVNGLNSLLLVDTNDQAARVSAQLRARLVNYGLVDDTATVRLGLQGTRAGRGDIIQARENDWSLARLPGNRRAAINRATYKVVDVLPDGGLTVAPIEHGTTTAVSGETMTLPARYVESHVALAYASTVHAAQGLTVDTSHGVVTSTTSLNSLYVQASRGRASNKLYVVTRAVPADLDTGETALTDERTARSVLLGIFDTVDERREKAATTARAESSAEAARHRTPAELLADAIEMATAARASQWLDSAAADGLLTDAQRTKLASEAGAATLTALLRRVELAGHDPDAVLRDAIARRDLGNARELSNVIQGRITKTTRLDPVGATYSQRLPAVDSPEWSAYLERLALDADTAARDLAFDLAEQSPPWLVKQIGHCPDGADEAEAWIGKAATVAGYRDLVGWTSDTSAIGPAPSAGQTEAYAAWRAAWDALDRPEDQRAEAEMTVGQLRVRVAAYQREQSWAPPYVGEELAGTRQAADKARQQAALRDAEADVSDDHDTRERLRTQANEARALAQAHDALATDLSIIDDARAQWLVHTAATKSAAVRAEAELKDRGIKVQEPDDNASTTTSQWLAAQRQDDDWAVRDEHDLAEIAEARERDLATAQPGDESAEAEILDNQLDAAADNADLIPAAELVADEPAAPDVIADPAKGDRADEVVHDTAEDDDEFQVDFDHELDHELAPADLRKVTEREPRVLEADELRVPSADETAEAVRRAQRALIELRQRERADAEREAAEAAAERREDDLAAWHTEREAADTTANSHNQQAGHALGLDD, encoded by the coding sequence ATGAGCATCAAGACGGGCCACAGCGCCGACTACCTGACCGGCGCCGTCGCGGCGGGGCGGGAGAACTACTACACCGGCGCGACAGCCGCCGGAGAACCGCCGGGCCGCTGGTACGGCCGGGGCGCGGAGGCGCTCGGCCTGGCGGGTGAGGTCGACGCGCAGGACATGACCGCGCTGTACGAGCGGTTCATCGATCCGCGCGACGAGCGGTTCGGCGACCCGATGAAGTGGGACGAGGCCGCCACACTCGGCCACACCGGGCGTGCGTACAAGACCGAGGCCGAGCTGGTCGCGGCTGCTCTGGCCAAGGAGCCGTGGGCGGACAAGGAGCGCCAGGACGAGATCCGCGCCGAGGCGGCCGGAGCGGTGCAGAAGAACGCGTCGTTCCACGACGCGACGTTCTCGGTGCAGAAGTCGGTGACGGTGCTCCACACCGCCTTCGAGGCCCAAGAGGTCAAGGCGCAGCGGGCGCTCGCTCCGGCGCGCGGTGCACTGCTCAAGGCCCGCCAGACCGGTGCACCGGCCCGCGAGGTGCACCGGTTGGAGCAGGCGGTGCACCGGCTGGAGACCGAGGCCGCGACCTGGGGCGAGCACCGCAAGGCCGTCGAGGACGCGATCTGGGCCGGGAACAACGCCGCTTTGGACTACCTGTCGGACAAGGCCGGATACGTCCGGATCGGTCACCACGGCGGGGCGTCGGGCCGGTGGGCCGACGCACACGACTGGACGGTCGCGTCGTTCTTCCAGCACGACTCCCGCAACCACGACCCGCAGATCCACATCCACAACGCGATCCTGGCCAAGGCGCAGGCGCCGTCGGGCAAGTGGCTGAAGATCGACTCCAAGGCCATGTACAAGTACCAGTCGGCCGCCGGCGCGGTCGGCGAGCGCGTCATGGAACAGCACCTGACCAAGGCGCTGGGCGTGGCCTTCCAGGTCCGGCCCGACGGCGAGGCCCGCGAGATCGTCGGGGTCGACCAGGCCGCCATGGACCTGTTCAGCTCCCGGCGCCTGGCGATCACCAAGAAGACCGCGGCGCTGGTCGACCAGTTCCGCCGCAAGTACGGCCGCGAGCCGAACGCGTTGGAGCTCGACCACCTGCAGGAGCGGGCAACGCTGGCCACCCGCCGCGCGAAGTCGAAGGAAGGCGAGACGGTCGAGGCGCGACTGGAGCGATGGGACCGCGAGCTGCGCGCCGAGGTCGCCGGCGGCCTGCGCCGGGTCGCCAACGAGGTGCTGCAGCACCACCAGCACACCCCTGCCGACACCAGCTGGGACGAGGACGCGGTCCTCGAGCAGGCCCTCGCCGCGGTCCAGGAGACCCAGGCCGCGTGGCGGCCCGGTGACCTGACGCGCGCGATCAGCATGGCCCTGCCCGACGACCTGGGCGACCGGGATCCCGCCGAGCTGGTCGAGTTGCTCGACCGGCTGACCGACAAGGGCCTGGCGCGGGCGGTCTGTCTCGACGCTGAACGACCCGGCTCCAGCGTCTTGCCGTCGGAGCTGCTGCTGGCCAACGGCACGTCGTCCTACAACGCGCCCGGGCGGGCGCTGTATGCGACCGCCGGTCACCTGAACGCCGAAAGCGCCCTGACCCGGGCCGGGTACCGTCGCGGGGCGCCGGTGATGACGCACCAGCACGCCGGTGAGTTCGTCAAGCAGCTCGGCAAGCTCGGGCTGAAGCTCGGCGCCGACCAGGACACGGCGCTGCGCGCGATCCTGTCGTCTGGCGCGCTGACCGAGGCGCTGGTCGGCCCGGCCGGCACCGGCAAGTCCCGCGTCGTCGGTGCGCTGGCCAGGGCGTGGGCCGACCCCGAGCTGTGGCACGGCGACGAGCACCGGGTCATCGGTCTGGCCTCGTCGCAGATCGCGACCGAGGTCCTCACCGCGGACGGCGTACCGGCGATGAACGTGTCGCAGTGGCTCACCACCCAGCGCCGCATCATGGCCGGTTCCGCGGCACCGCAGGCGCTGCAGCTGCAGCTGCGGGCCGGTGATCTGGTCGTGCTCGACGAGTCCGGCATGACCAGCACCCAGGATCTCGCCGAGATCCACGAGCACTGCGCTCGCCACAGCGCGAAACTGCTGCTCGTCGGCGATCAGCGACAGCTCGCCGCCGTCGGCGCCGGTGGCGGTATGGACCTGGTGATCTCGCGGGCGCACACCCACGAACTCACCGAGACCCGCCGGTTCTCCGCGACCTGGGAAGGGCCTGCGTCGCTGCGGCTGCGGGTCGGCGACAAGTCGGTGCTGGGCGACTATCACCGCCACGGGCGCATCGTGGACGGCGGCAACGTCGAGCACGCCGAGACGCTGGCCGGTGACGCGTGGCTGGCCGACCGGGTCAACGGTCTGAACTCGCTGCTGCTCGTCGACACCAACGACCAGGCCGCGCGCGTGTCAGCGCAGCTGCGGGCCCGGCTGGTCAACTACGGCCTGGTCGACGACACCGCCACGGTCCGGCTCGGTTTGCAAGGCACCCGCGCCGGCCGCGGCGACATCATCCAGGCCCGCGAGAACGACTGGTCGCTGGCGCGGCTGCCCGGCAACCGACGCGCCGCGATCAACCGCGCCACCTACAAGGTGGTCGACGTCCTGCCCGACGGCGGCCTCACCGTGGCACCGATCGAGCACGGCACCACCACGGCGGTGTCCGGCGAGACGATGACGCTGCCGGCCCGCTACGTCGAGTCCCACGTCGCGCTCGCCTACGCCTCGACGGTGCACGCCGCCCAAGGACTGACCGTCGACACCTCGCACGGCGTGGTCACCTCGACGACGTCGCTGAACTCGCTGTACGTACAGGCCAGCCGGGGCCGGGCCAGCAACAAGCTGTACGTGGTCACCCGCGCCGTGCCCGCCGACCTCGACACCGGCGAGACCGCGCTCACCGACGAGCGCACCGCTCGCTCGGTCCTGCTCGGCATCTTCGACACCGTCGACGAACGCCGCGAAAAAGCAGCAACCACGGCCCGCGCCGAGTCCAGCGCCGAAGCCGCCCGGCACCGGACCCCTGCCGAACTGCTGGCCGACGCGATCGAGATGGCGACCGCCGCCCGCGCGTCGCAGTGGCTCGACAGCGCCGCCGCCGACGGGCTGCTGACCGATGCTCAGCGCACCAAGCTCGCCTCCGAGGCCGGCGCGGCGACGCTGACCGCGCTGCTGCGCCGCGTCGAGCTGGCCGGACACGACCCCGATGCGGTGCTGCGCGACGCGATCGCCCGCCGCGACCTGGGCAACGCCCGCGAGCTGTCCAACGTGATCCAAGGCCGGATCACCAAGACCACCCGGCTCGACCCCGTCGGCGCGACCTACAGCCAGCGGCTTCCCGCGGTCGACAGCCCCGAGTGGTCGGCGTATCTGGAACGACTCGCGCTCGACGCCGACACCGCCGCCCGAGACCTGGCCTTCGACCTGGCCGAGCAATCCCCGCCCTGGCTCGTGAAGCAGATCGGACACTGCCCCGACGGCGCCGACGAGGCCGAAGCCTGGATCGGCAAGGCCGCGACCGTCGCCGGATACCGCGACCTGGTCGGCTGGACCTCAGACACCAGCGCGATCGGGCCCGCACCCAGCGCCGGACAGACCGAGGCCTACGCCGCCTGGCGAGCGGCCTGGGACGCACTCGACCGGCCCGAGGACCAGCGCGCCGAGGCCGAGATGACCGTCGGCCAACTGCGGGTCCGAGTCGCGGCCTACCAGCGCGAGCAATCCTGGGCGCCGCCGTACGTCGGCGAAGAACTCGCCGGCACCCGCCAGGCCGCCGACAAGGCCCGCCAGCAAGCCGCTCTCCGCGATGCCGAGGCCGACGTCTCCGACGATCACGACACCCGCGAGCGGCTGCGCACCCAGGCCAACGAAGCGCGAGCGCTCGCCCAAGCCCACGACGCCCTGGCCACCGACCTCAGCATCATCGACGACGCCCGCGCCCAGTGGCTCGTGCACACCGCAGCAACCAAGAGCGCCGCCGTCCGCGCGGAGGCCGAACTCAAAGACCGCGGAATCAAGGTCCAAGAACCCGACGACAACGCCAGCACGACGACCTCGCAGTGGCTGGCCGCTCAGCGCCAGGACGACGACTGGGCTGTTCGTGACGAACACGACCTGGCCGAGATCGCCGAGGCCCGCGAACGCGACCTCGCCACGGCGCAGCCCGGCGACGAGTCCGCCGAAGCCGAGATCCTCGACAACCAGCTGGACGCCGCCGCCGACAACGCGGACCTCATCCCCGCCGCAGAACTCGTCGCCGACGAACCGGCCGCCCCCGACGTCATTGCGGACCCCGCCAAGGGCGACCGGGCCGACGAGGTCGTGCACGACACCGCAGAGGACGACGACGAGTTCCAGGTCGACTTTGACCACGAACTCGACCACGAGCTCGCGCCGGCTGACCTGCGCAAGGTCACCGAGCGCGAGCCGCGCGTCCTCGAAGCCGACGAGCTACGAGTTCCGAGCGCGGACGAGACCGCCGAGGCGGTGCGCCGGGCGCAGCGGGCGCTGATCGAGCTGCGGCAGCGCGAGCGCGCCGACGCCGAACGCGAAGCCGCCGAGGCCGCCGCCGAGCGGCGCGAGGACGACCTGGCGGCCTGGCACACCGAACGCGAAGCCGCCGACACCACGGCCAACAGCCACAACCAGCAGGCCGGGCACGCGCTCGGCCTGGACGACTGA
- a CDS encoding DNA cytosine methyltransferase, with amino-acid sequence MTLSLTDLFCGAGGSSSGAVQIPGIDVRIAANHWALAVAVHNLNHPNTDHSTADLHKEDPRYFPRTDLLWASPECTKWSQANGKQLPAIEEGLFEDPLSDEAAQRSRLLMFDVLKFAEYHRYRVMVIENVVDIATQPKYQLAWHVWRQDLMKLGYRFRVVSLNSMHAQAFGPPAPQSRDRIYIACWLDGTPAPDFEQILRPQAYCTRCEQMVESQQAWKRGKTVGRYRQSYVYVHAACGTVVEPGYLPAAAAIDWTVPGERIGDRLKPRTRARIAAGIARYWGPFHLEAAGNSYDATNPHHPHYGDPDGYYRAWGIDEVLRTLHTTASKGLAVPVEGRDGKDADPMWWPMRTQTTRAETAMVTPFVAELRGGGSDARSVLEAAATFCASGQHHGLVTPSGGSWNDDARPTDEVLRTLTTRDAYALVSPYYGNAGYAKPVVDPVGTLTTVDRYALVHRNNTGGAEMSTPVTEYMRTLTTSGHQSLIQAGPRGGRPKVSPADLKEAEAMVSECLFRMFMPKEAAAGMAFAPDYRFDVLDAKGKTPSKRDLIKMTGNAVTPPSARDMIGAAVIPLGYAT; translated from the coding sequence ATGACTTTGAGCTTGACTGACCTGTTCTGCGGCGCCGGTGGATCCAGCTCTGGCGCGGTGCAGATCCCCGGGATCGATGTGCGGATCGCGGCGAACCACTGGGCGCTGGCGGTAGCCGTGCACAACCTGAACCACCCCAACACCGACCACTCGACGGCCGACCTGCACAAAGAAGACCCCCGCTACTTCCCGCGCACGGACCTGCTGTGGGCGTCGCCGGAGTGCACGAAGTGGTCGCAGGCCAACGGCAAGCAGCTGCCCGCGATCGAGGAGGGTCTGTTCGAGGACCCGTTGTCTGACGAGGCCGCGCAGCGGTCGCGGCTGCTGATGTTCGACGTGCTGAAGTTCGCCGAGTACCACCGCTACCGGGTGATGGTCATCGAGAACGTGGTCGACATCGCCACGCAGCCCAAGTACCAGCTGGCCTGGCACGTGTGGCGCCAGGACCTGATGAAGCTGGGCTACCGGTTCCGGGTCGTGTCGCTGAACTCGATGCACGCCCAGGCGTTCGGGCCGCCGGCGCCGCAGTCGCGGGACCGGATCTACATCGCGTGCTGGCTGGACGGGACCCCGGCGCCGGACTTCGAGCAGATCCTCCGCCCGCAGGCGTACTGCACCCGGTGCGAGCAGATGGTGGAGTCGCAGCAGGCGTGGAAGCGGGGCAAGACCGTGGGCCGCTACCGGCAGTCCTATGTCTACGTGCACGCCGCGTGCGGGACCGTCGTGGAGCCGGGCTACCTGCCCGCCGCTGCCGCGATCGACTGGACGGTGCCGGGGGAGCGGATCGGGGACCGGTTGAAGCCGAGGACCCGGGCCCGGATCGCGGCCGGGATCGCCCGTTACTGGGGGCCGTTCCACCTGGAGGCCGCCGGGAACTCCTACGACGCCACGAACCCGCACCACCCGCACTACGGCGACCCGGACGGCTACTACCGGGCCTGGGGAATCGACGAGGTTCTCCGCACCCTGCACACCACCGCCTCGAAGGGGCTCGCGGTACCGGTCGAGGGCCGCGACGGCAAGGACGCGGACCCGATGTGGTGGCCGATGCGGACCCAGACGACCCGGGCTGAGACCGCGATGGTGACGCCGTTCGTCGCCGAACTCCGGGGCGGCGGGTCGGACGCACGGTCGGTGCTGGAGGCAGCGGCGACGTTCTGCGCCAGCGGCCAGCACCACGGCCTCGTCACCCCGTCCGGGGGTTCGTGGAACGACGACGCCCGCCCGACCGACGAGGTCCTGCGGACCCTGACCACCCGGGACGCCTACGCGCTGGTCTCGCCGTACTACGGCAACGCCGGGTACGCCAAGCCGGTCGTCGACCCGGTCGGAACGCTGACCACCGTCGACCGGTACGCGCTCGTGCACCGCAACAACACCGGCGGCGCCGAGATGAGCACACCGGTCACCGAGTACATGCGCACCCTGACCACCAGCGGGCACCAGTCGCTGATCCAGGCCGGGCCGCGCGGCGGACGCCCGAAGGTCTCACCGGCCGATCTGAAAGAGGCCGAGGCCATGGTTTCGGAGTGCCTGTTCCGCATGTTCATGCCGAAGGAAGCCGCCGCCGGGATGGCGTTCGCCCCGGACTACCGCTTCGACGTCCTCGACGCCAAAGGCAAGACGCCCAGCAAGCGTGACCTGATCAAGATGACCGGCAACGCCGTCACCCCGCCGTCGGCCAGAGACATGATCGGCGCCGCGGTCATCCCGCTCGGCTACGCCACCTGA
- a CDS encoding bifunctional DNA primase/polymerase: protein MTTNPASTTKPRNRSRVAAPDRLARAALWHANRGLAVFPLAPGSKVPAVDDWPHTATTDPDQITQWWKDAPYNIGVAAGPSGLLVIDLDRPRTPNETPPESAGTATSGREVLDELAAQAGQRMPRTWTVSTPSGGQHLYYRRPDGDDLGNSAGRLGWKIDTRGIGGYVVGAGSMIRGQRYRADVIRRPADLPDWITTALTPPPADLTVTRTGRRPSAAYGLAALAGQLDKLLASTPGSRNDDLNGSAYALGRVAATGALDPLTIHVELLSAALKIGLGRREAERTIESGLTAGLQNPRTMK, encoded by the coding sequence ATGACCACCAACCCCGCCAGCACAACCAAGCCGAGGAACCGTTCTCGAGTCGCAGCACCCGACCGGCTCGCGCGGGCAGCACTCTGGCACGCCAACCGAGGCCTGGCCGTGTTCCCGCTCGCACCCGGCAGCAAGGTCCCCGCCGTCGACGACTGGCCACACACCGCCACCACCGACCCCGACCAGATCACCCAGTGGTGGAAAGACGCGCCCTACAACATCGGCGTCGCCGCCGGGCCCAGCGGACTCCTGGTCATCGACCTCGACCGCCCACGGACACCCAACGAAACCCCTCCCGAGTCCGCCGGGACAGCGACCAGTGGGCGCGAGGTACTCGACGAGCTCGCCGCACAGGCCGGGCAACGGATGCCAAGAACGTGGACCGTGAGCACCCCGAGCGGCGGACAGCACCTCTACTACCGGCGCCCCGACGGCGACGACCTGGGCAACAGCGCCGGCCGGCTCGGATGGAAGATCGACACCCGAGGCATCGGTGGGTACGTCGTCGGCGCCGGATCAATGATCCGGGGCCAGCGCTACCGCGCCGACGTGATCCGGCGGCCCGCCGACCTGCCCGACTGGATCACCACCGCCCTGACCCCGCCGCCGGCAGACCTCACCGTGACACGCACCGGGCGACGGCCCAGCGCGGCCTACGGTCTGGCAGCACTCGCCGGCCAGCTCGACAAGCTCCTGGCCTCAACGCCCGGGAGCCGCAACGACGACCTCAACGGCTCCGCCTACGCCCTCGGCCGGGTCGCCGCCACCGGAGCACTCGACCCCTTGACCATCCACGTCGAACTGCTGTCAGCCGCACTGAAGATCGGACTGGGCCGCCGCGAGGCCGAACGCACCATCGAGTCCGGACTCACCGCCGGATTGCAGAACCCCCGCACCATGAAGTGA